Proteins found in one Mangifera indica cultivar Alphonso chromosome 15, CATAS_Mindica_2.1, whole genome shotgun sequence genomic segment:
- the LOC123198162 gene encoding 50S ribosomal protein 5 alpha, chloroplastic-like, which yields MALLPSCFSTLSPPYSSTMTVLFMAAPVFMKPIALQLRSCPRFCAIASKRDALIVKASTETECFGDVEPQSESDNEEDLLLNEMPVESKLQLKLEQKMRIKISKKIRLRRKKLLHKRRMRKRGRWPPSKINKLKNV from the exons ATGGCTCTTCTCCCGTCTTGCTTTAGTACACTGAGTCCACCATATTCATCAACTATGACCGTTTTGTTCATGGCGGCACCCG TTTTCATGAAACCCATTGCTCTGCAATTGAGGTCTTGCCCTAGATTTTGTGCTATCGCCAGCAAAAGAGATGCTTTGATTGTTAAGGCTTCAACTGAAACGGAGTGTTTTGGAGATGTTGAGCCGCAGTCTGAAAGTGATAATGAAGAGGATTTGTTGTTGAACGAAATGCCAGTGGAGTCAAAGCTTCAGCTAAAGCTAGAACAGAAGATgaggataaaaatttcaaagaaaatacGCCTTCGCAGAAAGAAACTTCTCCATAAACGGAGGATGAGGAAGAGGGGTCGATGGCCGCCCTCTAAGATTAACAAATTGAAGAATGTGTGA